One window of the Runella slithyformis DSM 19594 genome contains the following:
- a CDS encoding DUF4126 domain-containing protein, producing MEIFLSLCLGVGLAACSGFRVFVPLLLSSLALHFGFVSGAAGFEWMGSWVAIAILSTATVLEIGGYYIPWVDNLLDTIATPAAFAAGTLLTTSFIEIDNPILQWGLGLIMGGGTAGFIQAGTSIVRLASTKFSGGVANPIMATFENILSVVFSFFTFWFPIVAFVFVVLFITWLLRKILTRKSKPAI from the coding sequence ATGGAAATCTTCCTCAGCCTTTGTTTGGGCGTTGGTCTGGCGGCCTGTTCGGGATTCAGGGTATTTGTACCGCTCCTGCTGAGCAGTTTGGCGCTTCATTTTGGCTTTGTCAGCGGAGCTGCGGGCTTTGAGTGGATGGGCAGTTGGGTCGCCATTGCCATTTTATCTACGGCAACTGTGCTCGAAATCGGAGGCTATTACATCCCATGGGTCGACAATCTGCTGGATACCATCGCCACCCCTGCCGCTTTTGCCGCCGGCACATTGCTGACGACTTCCTTTATAGAAATAGATAACCCTATTTTGCAGTGGGGGCTTGGACTCATCATGGGAGGCGGCACCGCAGGCTTTATTCAGGCGGGCACCAGCATCGTTCGACTGGCGTCTACGAAGTTCAGCGGCGGCGTGGCTAATCCCATTATGGCTACGTTTGAGAACATTTTATCGGTCGTATTTTCATTTTTTACGTTCTGGTTTCCTATTGTCGCGTTTGTCTTTGTCGTTTTGTTTATCACATGGCTTTTACGAAAAATACTTACCCGAAAAAGTAAGCCGGCCATTTGA